One segment of Nostoc sp. UHCC 0302 DNA contains the following:
- a CDS encoding ABC transporter permease — translation MKTTCRKILTLKQSTLSATNKNPKIPSFQTYQIQGWQRLRQLAIQLTPLAVILLVWEVGTGAFNINKFIEPALVGKPSVIVQEIGKLLSSGSIFQHIFVTFQEAMTGLALAMTSGISLGILLAYSPSGAKIILPYVQIFNSLPRIALAPFFIVWFGIGLLSKVLLAALAAFFPIFFTTYQGLQSIERELVSAFQVMGANRWQMLYMVVLPSVLIWVIAGIRTSLGMALVGALVAEYIGSTRGLGYLLMSAQGTLNVDQAWAILVILASISVFLDWGVRILEAYILRWRPNPREL, via the coding sequence ATGAAAACTACCTGCCGTAAAATTTTAACTCTCAAACAATCCACGCTCTCTGCTACTAATAAAAATCCCAAAATACCCAGTTTTCAAACCTATCAAATCCAAGGGTGGCAACGCTTACGACAACTAGCGATACAACTCACACCTCTGGCGGTAATTTTGCTAGTTTGGGAAGTTGGAACAGGAGCATTTAACATTAATAAATTTATTGAACCAGCACTAGTTGGGAAACCGAGTGTAATTGTCCAAGAGATAGGGAAACTATTATCTAGCGGTAGTATATTTCAACATATCTTTGTGACATTTCAAGAAGCAATGACTGGACTGGCTTTAGCAATGACTAGCGGTATTAGTCTGGGAATTCTTCTCGCTTATTCGCCATCAGGAGCAAAAATCATTCTTCCTTACGTTCAGATATTTAATTCTCTGCCTCGGATTGCTTTAGCTCCCTTTTTTATTGTCTGGTTTGGCATTGGATTACTCTCAAAAGTATTATTAGCAGCTTTAGCCGCTTTTTTTCCCATATTTTTTACAACTTATCAGGGACTCCAAAGTATTGAACGCGAGTTGGTTTCCGCTTTTCAGGTCATGGGTGCAAATCGTTGGCAGATGTTGTATATGGTTGTATTACCTTCGGTTCTCATCTGGGTAATTGCCGGAATTCGCACAAGTTTGGGTATGGCTTTAGTCGGGGCGTTAGTAGCTGAATATATCGGTTCAACACGGGGTTTAGGTTATCTATTAATGTCAGCCCAGGGAACTTTAAATGTTGATCAAGCTTGGGCAATATTAGTAATTTTGGCATCCATTAGCGTTTTCCTCGATTGGGGAGTGCGTATTTTAGAAGCTTACATTTTACGCTGGCGACCAAATCCTAGAGAACTGTAG
- a CDS encoding ABC transporter ATP-binding protein, translating to MLVPTITTQNLSISYWSKNKRIDALQNVNLTINRGEFVSLIGPSGCGKSTLLNVISGLISPGTDVSGSFNTSGIKEIGYLFQKQTLLPWRTVIDNVTAPLEIRGIPRTERRKKALSMLKKYGLSGFENSFPRELSGGMQQRVLLIRTLIYQPDVVLLDEPLSSLDAQTRALLQDEFLRLWRDTGCTFVLVTHDLDEAITLSQRVFLLSARPGRIVKEFTIDLPTERSALAIRTDPRFQQIQREMWSELTTQVLQQDRGFAVFKT from the coding sequence ATGTTAGTCCCGACAATCACCACTCAAAATTTGAGCATTTCTTATTGGAGTAAAAATAAGCGAATTGACGCACTACAGAATGTCAACTTGACTATTAATCGTGGTGAATTTGTTAGCTTAATTGGCCCTAGTGGTTGCGGTAAGAGTACCTTATTAAATGTGATTTCGGGTTTAATTAGTCCGGGTACAGATGTCAGTGGTAGTTTCAATACTAGCGGGATCAAAGAAATTGGCTACTTGTTCCAAAAGCAAACTTTGTTACCTTGGCGGACAGTCATCGATAATGTTACTGCACCTCTAGAAATTCGTGGTATACCTCGAACTGAAAGAAGAAAGAAAGCCTTGTCCATGCTCAAAAAATATGGCTTGTCGGGATTTGAAAATAGTTTTCCCAGAGAATTATCGGGAGGAATGCAGCAGCGTGTGTTATTAATTCGCACGCTGATTTATCAACCAGATGTGGTGTTACTTGATGAGCCTCTGAGTAGTCTAGATGCTCAAACACGCGCTCTCTTACAAGATGAATTTCTGCGATTATGGCGTGATACCGGATGCACCTTTGTTTTGGTAACTCATGACTTGGATGAAGCGATCACCCTTTCTCAACGGGTATTTCTCCTGAGCGCGCGTCCTGGCAGAATTGTCAAGGAATTTACGATTGATTTACCCACAGAACGATCTGCGCTCGCCATTCGTACCGATCCCAGATTTCAGCAAATCCAGCGTGAGATGTGGTCAGAGCTAACTACACAAGTATTACAACAAGACCGAGGATTCGCAGTTTTTAAAACATAA
- a CDS encoding ABC transporter substrate-binding protein, which yields MHTRRDFLKYASLGVTTALVTQACNNITKPAANQRTISIKLGAVSGINSIDVWIPQDLGYFDAAGLNAEVITFQSSAKMRDALIAGEIDFSAQAPLHVYLSRLKGVPLNVVANRRNLVDTSLIVRSDLRSQIKSVADLKGRKISAGEIGTWSWAVFVKYLRQNGLNDKDVEYVQSTTASSYTLLKTGQVDAAIAGAPDLHKLLKEGTVFQLLNALDPHVHKKYFGANEAMTRAWLSHERVASEKPEAIKRLVTVVNRTFTYMHQTAPEDILKVVGKHFDSQNLDAILTGLNTELKRSVPKDASISEAAYLTDQRVFFDTGIIKKMVPYAEGVFDKFAGYRA from the coding sequence ATGCATACACGCAGAGACTTTTTAAAATATGCTTCTTTAGGAGTAACAACTGCTTTAGTTACACAAGCCTGTAATAACATAACTAAACCTGCTGCTAATCAAAGAACTATCAGCATTAAATTGGGGGCAGTAAGTGGTATTAACTCCATTGATGTTTGGATTCCCCAAGATTTAGGTTATTTTGATGCGGCTGGTTTGAATGCTGAAGTCATTACTTTTCAAAGTAGTGCCAAAATGAGAGATGCGCTAATTGCAGGAGAGATTGATTTCAGCGCCCAAGCACCTTTGCACGTTTATCTTTCTCGGTTGAAGGGAGTACCGTTAAATGTCGTCGCCAATCGTCGTAATCTAGTTGATACTTCCTTAATTGTCCGTTCTGATTTACGTTCTCAAATCAAGAGTGTTGCTGACCTCAAAGGCAGAAAAATTTCAGCTGGTGAAATTGGCACTTGGAGTTGGGCAGTTTTTGTCAAGTATCTGCGGCAAAATGGTTTGAACGATAAAGATGTTGAGTATGTTCAAAGTACAACTGCTTCTAGTTATACTTTGCTTAAAACTGGTCAAGTGGACGCAGCGATCGCAGGTGCGCCCGACCTCCACAAATTACTCAAAGAAGGCACAGTTTTTCAATTACTGAATGCTTTAGATCCACATGTGCATAAGAAATATTTTGGTGCTAACGAGGCGATGACTCGTGCTTGGCTCAGTCATGAACGCGTAGCTTCCGAAAAGCCGGAAGCTATTAAAAGATTGGTGACAGTCGTAAATCGCACTTTTACATATATGCACCAAACTGCACCAGAAGACATTCTTAAAGTAGTCGGTAAACATTTTGATAGTCAAAATTTAGACGCTATCCTCACAGGTCTGAATACCGAACTCAAACGCTCAGTGCCGAAAGATGCCTCTATCAGTGAAGCTGCTTATTTAACTGACCAAAGAGTATTTTTTGATACGGGAATCATTAAGAAAATGGTTCCTTATGCTGAAGGGGTATTTGATAAATTTGCCGGTTATCGAGCTTAA